A single Pseudomonas sp. MM223 DNA region contains:
- the gcvP_1 gene encoding Glycine dehydrogenase (decarboxylating) (*Name gcvP_1) has translation MTINLSTANEFIARHIGPRAADERAMLAALGFDSLEAMTAAVIPDSIKGTSVLGSHDGQSEADALAALKAIAGKNQLFKSYIGQGYYNTHTPAPILRNLLENPAWYTAYTPYQPEISQGRLEALLNFQTLISDLTGLPIANASLLDEATAAAEAMTFCKRLSKNKASHAFFASVHCHPQTLDVLRTRAEPLGIEVVVGDERELGDVSVFFGALLQYPASNGEVFDYREVVQRFHAANALVAVAADLLALTLLTPPGEFDADVAIGSAQRFGVPLGFGGPHAAYFATRDAFKRDMPGRLVGVSIDRFGKTALRLAMQTREQHIRREKATSNICTAQVLLANIASMFAVYHGPAGLKRIAERTHALTAILASGLKALGVQVVGASAFDTLTLATGTATASLHDKARAQGINLRQVDAAHVGLSLDETSSQVDVESLWQLFGDDKAQPDFATLAASTGSLLPAALLRQSAILEHPVFNRYHSETELMRYLRRLADKDLALDRSMIPLGSCTMKLNAASEMIPVTWAEFGNLHPFAPAAQSQGYLQMTTELEAMLCAATGYDAVSLQPNAGSQGEYAGLLAIRAYHRSRGESHRDICLIPSSAHGTNPATAHMAGMRVVVTACDARGNVDVEDLRAKAIEHRERLAAIMITYPSTHGVFEEAIGEICAIIHDNGGQVYIDGANMNAMVGLCAPGKFGGDVSHLNLHKTFCIPHGGGGPGVGPIGVKSHLAPFLPGHAQLENTEGAVCAAPFGSASILPITWMYIRMMGGAGLKRASQMAILNANYIARRLEEHYPVLYTGGNGLVAHECILDLRPLKDTSGISVDDVAKRLIDFGFHAPTMSFPVAGTLMIEPTESESKEELDRFCDAMIQIREEIRAVENGSVDKDDNPLKNAPHTAAELVGEWAHGYSREQAVYPLPSLVESKYWPPVGRVDNVFGDRNLVCACPSIESYQDA, from the coding sequence ATGACCATCAACCTCAGCACCGCCAACGAATTCATTGCTCGTCACATCGGCCCGCGCGCCGCTGACGAGCGGGCCATGCTCGCCGCCCTGGGCTTTGACTCGCTGGAAGCCATGACCGCCGCGGTCATCCCCGACAGCATCAAGGGCACCAGCGTACTCGGCTCGCACGACGGCCAGAGTGAAGCCGATGCACTGGCCGCGCTCAAGGCCATCGCCGGCAAGAACCAGCTGTTCAAAAGCTACATCGGCCAGGGCTACTACAACACCCACACCCCGGCGCCGATCCTGCGCAACCTGCTGGAAAACCCGGCCTGGTACACCGCCTACACCCCGTACCAGCCAGAAATCTCCCAAGGCCGCCTGGAAGCCCTGCTGAACTTCCAGACCCTGATCAGCGACCTGACCGGCCTGCCGATCGCCAACGCCTCCCTGCTCGACGAAGCCACGGCTGCTGCCGAGGCCATGACCTTCTGCAAGCGCCTGTCGAAGAACAAGGCCAGCCATGCCTTCTTCGCCTCCGTACACTGCCACCCGCAAACCCTCGACGTACTGCGCACCCGTGCCGAGCCGCTGGGTATCGAGGTGGTGGTCGGCGACGAGCGCGAACTGGGCGATGTCAGCGTCTTCTTCGGGGCCCTGTTGCAATACCCGGCCAGCAACGGTGAAGTGTTCGACTACCGTGAAGTGGTACAGCGTTTCCACGCCGCCAACGCGCTGGTCGCCGTCGCGGCCGACCTGCTGGCCCTGACCCTGCTCACCCCACCGGGCGAGTTCGACGCCGACGTGGCCATCGGCAGCGCCCAGCGCTTCGGTGTGCCACTGGGCTTCGGTGGCCCGCACGCGGCCTACTTTGCTACCCGTGACGCGTTCAAGCGCGACATGCCGGGCCGCCTGGTCGGCGTATCGATCGACCGCTTCGGCAAGACCGCCCTGCGCCTGGCCATGCAAACCCGCGAGCAGCACATCCGTCGTGAAAAGGCCACCAGCAACATCTGCACCGCCCAGGTGCTACTGGCCAACATCGCCAGCATGTTTGCCGTGTACCACGGCCCGGCCGGCCTCAAGCGCATTGCCGAGCGTACCCATGCGCTGACCGCGATCCTGGCCTCCGGCCTGAAGGCACTGGGCGTGCAGGTAGTGGGCGCCAGCGCCTTCGACACACTGACCCTGGCCACCGGCACTGCCACCGCCAGCCTGCATGACAAGGCTCGCGCCCAGGGCATCAACCTGCGCCAGGTCGACGCCGCCCACGTGGGCCTGTCGCTGGACGAAACCAGCAGCCAGGTTGACGTAGAATCCCTGTGGCAGCTGTTCGGTGACGACAAGGCCCAGCCAGACTTCGCCACCCTGGCCGCCAGCACCGGTTCGCTGCTGCCTGCCGCCCTGCTGCGCCAGTCGGCCATTCTCGAACACCCGGTGTTCAACCGTTACCACAGCGAAACCGAGCTGATGCGCTACCTGCGCCGCCTGGCCGACAAGGACCTGGCGCTGGACCGCAGCATGATCCCGCTGGGCTCGTGCACCATGAAGCTGAACGCCGCCAGTGAAATGATCCCGGTCACCTGGGCCGAGTTCGGCAACCTGCACCCGTTCGCCCCGGCCGCTCAGAGCCAGGGCTACCTGCAGATGACCACCGAGCTGGAAGCCATGCTGTGCGCCGCCACCGGCTATGACGCCGTGTCGCTGCAGCCCAACGCCGGCTCCCAGGGCGAGTACGCAGGCCTGCTGGCCATCCGCGCCTATCACCGCAGCCGCGGCGAGAGCCACCGCGACATCTGCCTGATCCCGTCGTCGGCCCACGGCACCAACCCGGCCACCGCACACATGGCTGGCATGCGTGTAGTTGTCACCGCCTGTGACGCCCGCGGCAACGTCGATGTCGAGGACCTGCGCGCCAAGGCCATCGAGCACCGCGAGCGCCTGGCCGCGATCATGATCACCTACCCGTCGACCCACGGAGTGTTCGAGGAAGCGATCGGCGAAATCTGCGCGATCATCCACGACAACGGTGGCCAGGTGTACATCGACGGCGCCAACATGAACGCCATGGTAGGCCTGTGCGCTCCGGGCAAGTTCGGCGGCGACGTGTCCCACCTGAACCTGCACAAAACCTTCTGCATTCCGCACGGCGGTGGCGGCCCGGGCGTTGGCCCGATTGGCGTCAAGTCGCACCTGGCGCCGTTCCTGCCTGGCCACGCGCAACTGGAAAACACCGAAGGTGCGGTGTGCGCCGCACCGTTCGGCAGCGCCAGCATCCTGCCGATTACCTGGATGTACATCCGCATGATGGGCGGTGCCGGCCTCAAGCGTGCCTCGCAGATGGCGATCCTCAACGCCAACTACATCGCCCGCCGCCTGGAAGAGCACTATCCTGTTCTGTATACCGGTGGCAATGGCCTGGTGGCCCACGAGTGCATCCTCGACCTGCGCCCGCTGAAGGACACCAGCGGCATCAGCGTCGACGACGTGGCCAAGCGCCTGATCGATTTCGGCTTCCACGCCCCGACCATGTCCTTCCCGGTGGCTGGCACGCTGATGATCGAACCGACCGAAAGCGAGTCCAAGGAAGAGCTGGACCGCTTCTGTGACGCGATGATCCAGATCCGCGAAGAAATCCGTGCGGTCGAAAACGGTAGCGTAGACAAGGACGACAACCCGCTGAAAAACGCCCCGCACACTGCGGCCGAGCTGGTTGGCGAATGGGCCCACGGCTACAGCCGCGAACAGGCGGTTTACCCGCTGCCTAGCCTGGTGGAAAGCAAGTACTGGCCACCGGTCGGCCGGGTCGACAACGTGTTCGGCGACCGCAACCTGGTGTGCGCCTGCCCGTCGATCGAGAGCTATCAGGACGCCTGA
- the gcvH_1 gene encoding Glycine cleavage system H protein (*Name gcvH_1): MSELRFTEDHEWLRVEADGSVTVGITAYAQNALGDVVFVQLPELQQYEKGSEASTVESVKAASGVYMPLTGEVVEVNGQLESSPELVNEDPMGEGWFFRFNPADMSEVTALLDQDAYDRLIKANDDA, from the coding sequence ATGAGCGAGTTGCGTTTCACTGAAGATCACGAATGGCTGCGCGTCGAAGCCGATGGCAGCGTTACCGTGGGCATCACCGCCTACGCCCAGAACGCCCTTGGCGATGTGGTTTTCGTGCAACTGCCCGAGTTGCAGCAGTATGAGAAAGGCAGCGAAGCGTCCACCGTCGAATCGGTAAAAGCCGCAAGCGGCGTTTACATGCCGCTGACCGGCGAAGTGGTCGAGGTCAACGGCCAGCTCGAAAGCAGCCCGGAACTGGTCAACGAAGACCCGATGGGTGAAGGCTGGTTCTTCCGCTTCAACCCCGCCGACATGAGCGAAGTCACCGCCCTGCTCGACCAGGATGCCTACGACCGCCTGATCAAAGCCAACGACGACGCCTGA
- the gltS gene encoding Sodium/glutamate symporter (*Name gltS) — protein sequence MFEFDFYGTLVAASLVLLLGRGLVARIGFLRVYNIPEPVAGGLVVAVSLLALRSFDVHVQFDTSLQTPLMLAFFATIGLSADFASLKKGGRVVAVFLMVVTGLLLVQNAMGIGLATALGLDPLMGLLAGSITLSGGHGTGAAWGATFSEKFGLASASELAMASATFGLVLGGLIGGPVARLLIKRVKTHGIEEEVPQLPKGFEQPNKERLITSFSFIETLALIAVSLLAGTLLNGLLKGTAFELPTFVCVLFVGVLLRNGLSAFGFYHVFEREISVLGNVSLSLFLAIALMSLKLWDLAALALPFFILLAAQTLVMALFAIFVTFRVMGRNYDAAVLAAGHCGFGLGATPTAIANMQAVTQRYGASHIAFLVVPMVGAFFIDIINVIVIKLYLALPFFAGG from the coding sequence ATGTTTGAATTCGATTTTTACGGGACACTTGTAGCTGCCTCTTTAGTACTGCTACTGGGGCGCGGACTGGTCGCACGCATTGGTTTCCTGCGCGTTTACAATATTCCGGAACCTGTTGCAGGCGGTTTGGTCGTTGCCGTATCACTTCTGGCATTGCGCAGCTTCGATGTACACGTCCAGTTTGATACCTCATTGCAAACACCGTTGATGCTGGCATTCTTCGCCACCATCGGTTTAAGTGCAGACTTCGCCAGCCTGAAGAAGGGCGGCCGTGTGGTCGCCGTGTTCCTGATGGTGGTGACGGGCTTGCTGCTGGTTCAGAACGCCATGGGCATCGGCCTGGCAACGGCACTGGGGCTCGACCCACTGATGGGCCTGTTGGCCGGTTCGATCACCCTGTCGGGGGGCCACGGCACGGGCGCCGCCTGGGGCGCGACCTTCAGCGAAAAGTTTGGCCTGGCTTCGGCTTCCGAACTGGCGATGGCCTCCGCCACTTTCGGCCTGGTGTTGGGCGGTTTAATTGGCGGCCCGGTCGCCAGGCTGCTGATCAAGCGGGTAAAAACACACGGTATCGAAGAAGAAGTACCACAACTGCCAAAGGGCTTTGAACAGCCGAACAAAGAGCGCCTGATCACGTCGTTTTCATTTATCGAAACCTTGGCACTGATTGCCGTCAGCTTGCTGGCAGGGACGTTACTTAACGGTTTGTTGAAAGGCACTGCATTTGAATTACCGACCTTCGTGTGTGTGTTGTTCGTCGGCGTGTTGTTGCGCAACGGTCTTTCCGCATTTGGCTTTTATCACGTGTTCGAGCGCGAAATCTCGGTACTTGGCAATGTCAGTTTGTCTTTGTTCCTGGCGATTGCCTTGATGTCGCTCAAGTTGTGGGACCTGGCGGCATTGGCGCTACCCTTCTTCATCTTGCTGGCCGCGCAAACACTGGTCATGGCACTGTTTGCGATCTTCGTGACGTTCAGGGTGATGGGCCGCAACTACGATGCGGCAGTACTGGCGGCCGGGCACTGCGGTTTCGGCCTAGGGGCAACGCCGACGGCCATCGCCAACATGCAGGCGGTCACCCAACGTTATGGCGCCTCGCACATTGCCTTCCTGGTGGTGCCGATGGTGGGGGCATTCTTCATCGACATCATCAATGTCATCGTGATCAAGCTGTACCTGGCACTGCCCTTCTTTGCTGGAGGTTGA
- the tyrR_1 gene encoding Transcriptional regulatory protein TyrR (*Name tyrR_1), with product MRIHVSFIDRVGITQEVLALLGARHLNLDAVEMVPPNVYIDAPTLSPAVLEELHDALFEVQGVQSVDVVDILPGQRRHLQLDALLAAMSDPVLAVDSAGLVLLANPALIALCGRESAGRSVGELFGDPALLQALLDNNFHLPMREMQLNGQSLLLDAMPITNAGGLLTLYPPTRMGERLSALHHDHAEGFDALLGESPAIRTLKARALRVAALDAPLLVHGETGTGKELVARACHAISSRHAAPFLALNCAALPESLAESELFGYAPGAFTGAQRGGKPGLMELANQGTVFLDEIGEMSPYLQAKLLRFLSDGSFRRVGGDREVKVDVRIISATHRDLERMVAEGSFREDLFYRLNVLNLQVPPLRDRGQDILMLAHFFMQQACTQIQRPPCRLTPATHSALLANPWPGNVRQLQNVIFRAAAICEGNLVDIGDLDIAGTSVARGQDGEVASLEQAVGDFERELLQRLYASYPSTRQLAGRLQTSHTAIAQRLRKYGIPGKL from the coding sequence ATGCGCATCCACGTCAGCTTCATCGACCGCGTCGGCATCACCCAGGAAGTCCTCGCCCTGCTCGGTGCCCGCCACCTCAACCTGGACGCCGTGGAGATGGTCCCGCCGAACGTCTACATCGACGCCCCCACCCTCAGCCCCGCCGTGCTCGAAGAACTGCATGACGCATTGTTCGAAGTGCAGGGCGTGCAATCGGTGGACGTGGTGGACATCCTCCCCGGCCAGCGCCGCCACCTGCAACTCGATGCCCTGCTGGCGGCGATGAGCGACCCGGTACTGGCGGTGGACAGCGCAGGCTTGGTGCTACTGGCCAACCCGGCACTGATTGCCCTGTGCGGCCGTGAATCGGCCGGGCGCTCGGTGGGGGAACTGTTTGGCGACCCCGCGCTGCTGCAAGCCCTGCTGGACAACAACTTCCACCTGCCCATGCGCGAAATGCAGCTCAACGGCCAGAGCCTGCTGCTGGACGCCATGCCCATCACCAACGCCGGTGGCCTGCTGACGCTGTACCCCCCCACTCGCATGGGTGAACGCCTGTCGGCCCTGCACCACGACCATGCCGAAGGCTTCGATGCCCTGCTCGGCGAGTCGCCCGCCATCCGCACGCTCAAGGCCCGTGCGCTGCGCGTGGCGGCGCTTGATGCACCACTGCTGGTACATGGCGAAACCGGCACCGGCAAAGAACTGGTAGCCCGCGCCTGCCATGCCATCAGCAGCCGCCACGCCGCCCCGTTCCTGGCCCTGAACTGCGCCGCGCTGCCCGAAAGCCTGGCCGAGAGCGAGTTGTTCGGGTACGCCCCCGGCGCCTTTACCGGCGCGCAACGCGGTGGCAAGCCTGGGCTGATGGAACTGGCCAACCAAGGCACGGTGTTCCTCGATGAGATTGGCGAAATGTCACCCTACCTGCAGGCCAAGCTGCTGCGTTTTCTCAGCGATGGCAGCTTCCGCCGGGTGGGCGGCGACCGCGAAGTGAAGGTGGATGTGCGCATCATCAGCGCCACCCACCGCGACCTGGAGCGCATGGTCGCCGAAGGCAGCTTCCGCGAAGACCTGTTCTACCGCCTCAACGTGCTCAACCTACAAGTACCGCCACTGCGCGACAGGGGCCAGGACATCCTGATGCTGGCGCACTTCTTCATGCAGCAAGCGTGTACGCAGATCCAGCGGCCACCCTGCCGGTTGACGCCTGCCACTCACTCGGCACTGTTGGCCAACCCTTGGCCGGGCAATGTGCGCCAGCTACAAAACGTGATTTTCCGCGCCGCAGCCATCTGCGAGGGCAACCTGGTGGATATCGGCGACCTGGATATCGCCGGCACCTCGGTGGCCCGCGGGCAGGACGGCGAAGTCGCCAGCCTGGAGCAGGCCGTGGGTGATTTCGAGCGCGAACTGTTACAACGGCTGTATGCCAGCTATCCATCTACGCGGCAACTGGCCGGGCGCTTGCAAACTTCGCATACCGCTATTGCCCAGCGGCTGCGTAAATATGGAATACCTGGGAAACTTTGA